Proteins co-encoded in one Ponticoccus alexandrii genomic window:
- a CDS encoding LysR family transcriptional regulator → MPFRNLRHLRVFLATAELRSPTAAAVQCRLSQPAVTQALAKLERGTGGALFERTRHGFFPTPRGAVLRDRLDRAMRRLDAGLDEIAPRLKASATMAQLQALIAVTEAQNTTLAARALDLAQPTVHRAITQLERAAGRPLFERSSFGLLPTRPCRDLAQAARLAFSEFQQAEADLAELDGREQGRITIGALPLSRSVVLPEALARFREARPMARVTVLDGPYDEMLASLRRGSIDIILGALREPLPIADVVQEPLFTDHLAVIARPGHPLSGQRDIPLKVLSAYPWCLPRSGTPAHTQVAALFAAEGLTLPESLAESGSILLMRELLRRGDGLGCISARQAEAEVRNGLLQRLDIRTRWPGRRIGLTVRDGWVPTRAQADLLREIRHAAAGIDRP, encoded by the coding sequence ATGCCCTTTCGCAACCTGCGCCACCTGCGCGTCTTTCTTGCGACCGCCGAGCTGCGCTCTCCGACTGCGGCGGCGGTGCAGTGCCGCCTGTCCCAGCCCGCCGTCACCCAGGCCCTTGCCAAGCTTGAACGCGGGACCGGCGGCGCTCTCTTCGAACGCACCCGGCACGGCTTCTTCCCGACGCCGCGCGGCGCCGTCCTGCGCGACCGGCTGGACCGTGCGATGCGCCGCCTCGACGCGGGGCTCGACGAGATTGCGCCCCGCCTCAAGGCCTCGGCCACCATGGCCCAGTTGCAGGCGCTGATCGCCGTAACCGAGGCGCAGAACACCACGCTGGCCGCGCGCGCTCTGGACCTCGCTCAGCCCACGGTGCACCGCGCCATCACCCAGCTGGAGCGCGCCGCCGGGCGCCCGCTGTTCGAGCGCAGCTCTTTCGGGCTTTTGCCGACACGCCCCTGCCGGGATCTCGCGCAGGCAGCCCGGCTCGCCTTTTCCGAGTTCCAGCAGGCCGAAGCCGACCTTGCCGAGCTGGATGGCCGCGAACAGGGCCGGATCACCATCGGCGCGCTGCCGCTCTCGCGTTCTGTCGTTCTGCCCGAGGCCCTGGCGCGGTTCCGCGAAGCCCGCCCCATGGCGCGCGTCACCGTCCTTGACGGCCCCTACGACGAGATGCTGGCCAGCCTGCGCCGCGGCAGCATCGACATCATCCTCGGCGCGCTGCGGGAACCGCTGCCCATTGCCGACGTGGTGCAGGAGCCGCTGTTCACCGATCACCTCGCGGTGATCGCCCGTCCCGGCCACCCTTTGTCGGGACAGCGCGATATTCCGCTGAAGGTGCTGTCCGCCTACCCCTGGTGCCTGCCCCGCTCCGGCACCCCCGCGCACACGCAGGTCGCGGCGCTTTTCGCCGCCGAGGGGCTGACCCTGCCCGAAAGCCTTGCCGAAAGCGGCTCTATCCTGCTGATGCGCGAATTGCTGAGGCGGGGCGACGGACTGGGCTGCATCTCTGCGCGACAGGCCGAGGCAGAGGTCCGCAACGGCCTTCTGCAACGGCTCGACATCCGCACCCGCTGGCCCGGACGGCGCATCGGCCTGACCGTCCGCGACGGCTGGGTGCCGACCCGCGCGCAGGCGGACCTGCTGCGCGAGATCCGCCACGCCGCCGCCGGGATCGACCGGCCATAG
- a CDS encoding KpsF/GutQ family sugar-phosphate isomerase: MTAPLPQDTASSARRTLTTEAEALAYMAEHLPPDLTGAVERILLSKGRVIVSGIGKSGHIGRKIAATLASTGTPSYFVHGAEASHGDMGMITGADICLLISNSGETAELRDIIYHTRRFAIPMIGISSNPDSSLMKAADFRLTLPKMPEACPLGMAPTTSTTLTLALGDALAVALMEARGFRSEDFGTYHPGGKLGAQMKTVAEMMHTGGAIPVLEGDCTMDDVILAMTSKGFGIAALTKDGVLQGVITDGDLRRNLPGLMERRPIDVANRTPVTIAPDQYAPKALALANARQVQVLLVVDDNKRPVGVLHLHDFLRAGVM; the protein is encoded by the coding sequence ATGACTGCCCCCCTGCCCCAAGACACCGCCTCCTCTGCCCGGCGCACCCTGACGACAGAGGCCGAGGCCCTCGCCTACATGGCCGAGCACCTGCCGCCCGATCTGACCGGCGCCGTCGAGCGCATCCTTCTGTCCAAAGGCCGCGTCATCGTCTCGGGCATCGGCAAGTCCGGCCACATCGGGCGCAAGATCGCCGCCACCCTCGCCTCGACCGGAACGCCCTCGTATTTCGTACATGGTGCCGAGGCCAGCCATGGCGACATGGGCATGATCACCGGCGCGGACATCTGCCTGCTGATCTCGAACTCGGGCGAGACGGCCGAACTGCGCGACATCATCTACCACACGCGGCGCTTCGCGATCCCGATGATCGGGATTTCCTCGAACCCCGACAGCAGCCTGATGAAGGCCGCAGACTTTCGCCTGACCCTGCCGAAGATGCCCGAGGCCTGCCCGCTGGGCATGGCGCCCACCACCTCGACCACCCTGACGCTGGCGCTTGGCGACGCGCTGGCGGTGGCCCTGATGGAGGCGCGCGGCTTCCGGTCCGAGGACTTCGGCACCTACCACCCCGGCGGCAAGCTGGGCGCGCAGATGAAGACCGTGGCCGAGATGATGCACACCGGCGGTGCCATCCCGGTGCTCGAAGGCGACTGCACCATGGACGACGTGATCCTCGCCATGACCTCGAAGGGCTTCGGCATCGCCGCCCTGACAAAGGACGGCGTGTTGCAGGGCGTGATCACGGACGGCGATCTGCGGCGCAACCTGCCCGGCCTGATGGAGCGGCGCCCGATCGACGTGGCCAACCGCACGCCCGTCACCATCGCGCCCGACCAATACGCCCCGAAGGCGCTGGCTCTGGCCAACGCCCGCCAGGTGCAGGTGCTGCTTGTGGTGGACGACAACAAGCGCCCCGTGGGCGTGCTGCATCTGCACGACTTCCTGCGCGCAGGGGTTATGTGA
- the kdsA gene encoding 3-deoxy-8-phosphooctulonate synthase, whose product MIETKTVTVRDVAIGGIAPVALITGPCQLESLDHARMMAEKIAEACAPTGTKFIFKASYDKANRSSISTKRGLGMDEGLRILDQIKQEFEVPVLTDVHDARQCAPAAQVCDVLQIPAFLCRQTDLLLAAGETGAAINVKKGQFLAPWDMGNVAEKIASTGNDRILLCDRGTSFGYNTLVSDFRGLPTMARTGYPVVFDATHSVQQPGGQGTTSGGQREFAPVLARAAVAVGVSALFIETHQDPDNAPSDGPNMIPVHRMEALIGQLRALDDLTKAQPEIPLD is encoded by the coding sequence ATGATCGAAACGAAAACCGTCACCGTCCGCGACGTAGCCATCGGCGGCATCGCGCCCGTCGCGCTGATCACCGGGCCCTGTCAGCTGGAAAGCCTCGACCACGCGCGGATGATGGCCGAGAAGATCGCCGAGGCCTGCGCGCCCACGGGCACGAAATTCATCTTCAAGGCCAGCTACGACAAGGCCAACCGCTCGTCGATCTCGACCAAACGCGGCCTTGGTATGGATGAGGGCCTGCGCATCCTCGACCAGATCAAGCAGGAATTCGAAGTGCCCGTCCTGACCGACGTCCACGACGCCCGCCAGTGCGCCCCGGCGGCTCAGGTCTGCGACGTGCTGCAGATCCCCGCCTTCCTTTGCCGCCAGACCGATCTGCTGCTGGCAGCGGGCGAGACCGGCGCCGCGATCAACGTCAAGAAGGGCCAGTTCCTCGCGCCGTGGGACATGGGCAATGTCGCCGAAAAGATCGCCTCGACCGGCAACGACCGCATCCTGCTTTGCGACCGGGGGACCTCGTTCGGCTACAACACGCTGGTCAGCGACTTCCGCGGCCTGCCCACCATGGCGCGCACCGGCTACCCGGTGGTCTTCGACGCGACCCACTCGGTGCAGCAGCCCGGCGGACAGGGCACCACCTCGGGCGGCCAGCGCGAATTTGCGCCGGTGCTGGCGCGGGCGGCGGTGGCCGTGGGCGTCTCGGCGCTGTTCATCGAGACCCATCAGGATCCGGACAACGCCCCCTCGGACGGCCCGAACATGATCCCAGTCCACCGGATGGAGGCCCTGATTGGCCAGCTTCGCGCGCTGGACGACCTGACCAAGGCGCAACCCGAGATCCCGCTCGACTGA
- a CDS encoding 3-deoxy-manno-octulosonate cytidylyltransferase, with product MRTILFIPARYASSRYPGKPLATLRQKDGTTKSLIQMTWEAAQEIAGVDAIYVATDDDRIAEASRAFGAEVVMTSDACENGTARCADALRVLGETPDLVVNLQGDAPLTPPWFVEALIDRMANDPTVDVATPVLRCDAQTYENFTEDRRHGRVGGTTAVFDQDMKALYFSKEVLPFIDPDKRPDPIPVFHHVGVYAYRPEALASYIATPVTTLETLEGLEQLRFLVNGTPVACVEVEARGRLFWELNNPEDIPRIEGALARA from the coding sequence ATGCGCACGATCCTCTTCATTCCCGCCCGCTACGCCTCGTCCCGCTACCCGGGCAAGCCGCTGGCCACGCTGCGCCAGAAGGACGGCACGACCAAGTCGCTGATCCAGATGACATGGGAAGCGGCGCAAGAGATCGCCGGCGTCGACGCCATCTACGTCGCCACCGACGACGACCGCATCGCCGAGGCCTCGCGCGCTTTCGGTGCCGAGGTCGTCATGACCTCGGACGCCTGCGAGAACGGCACCGCCCGCTGCGCCGATGCGCTCCGCGTACTGGGCGAGACGCCGGACCTCGTGGTGAACCTGCAGGGCGACGCACCCCTGACGCCGCCGTGGTTCGTCGAGGCGCTGATCGATCGCATGGCCAACGACCCGACCGTCGACGTCGCCACCCCGGTGCTGCGCTGCGATGCCCAGACCTACGAGAACTTCACCGAGGACCGTCGGCACGGCCGCGTCGGCGGCACCACCGCCGTCTTCGACCAGGACATGAAGGCGCTCTACTTCTCGAAAGAGGTGCTGCCCTTCATCGATCCCGACAAGCGTCCCGACCCGATCCCGGTCTTCCACCACGTCGGCGTCTATGCCTACCGCCCCGAGGCGCTGGCCTCTTACATCGCCACCCCCGTCACCACACTGGAAACGCTGGAAGGGCTGGAACAGCTGCGCTTCCTCGTGAACGGCACGCCGGTCGCCTGCGTCGAGGTCGAGGCCCGTGGCCGCCTGTTCTGGGAGCTCAACAATCCCGAGGACATTCCCCGCATCGAAGGCGCACTGGCGCGAGCCTGA
- a CDS encoding zinc-dependent alcohol dehydrogenase family protein: protein MKAVLYESFQNPPSLATVDDPTPEPHGVVVQVGATGVCRSDWHGWMGHDPDITLPHVPGHELAGTVVAVGKDVRNWRAGDRVTVPFVGGCGACPECHAGHQQVCEAQFQPGFTHWGSFAQYVGLHQADLNLVALPEAMDFATAASLGCRFATSFRAVVDQARVRPGEWVAVHGCGGVGLSAVMIASALGAQVIAVDIDPAKLALARELGAVACIDGSAGSVPEAVMQTSGGGAHVSLDALGHPTTLENSVLSLKRRGRHVQVGLLLAEQARPAVPMDRVIGWELELYGSHGMQAHRYGAMLDMVRSGRVSPDRLVGRRIALDAAPEALMAMDRFQGVGATVVTQF from the coding sequence ATGAAAGCCGTCCTCTACGAATCCTTCCAAAACCCGCCGTCGCTTGCCACTGTCGACGATCCCACGCCAGAGCCGCATGGCGTGGTGGTGCAGGTCGGCGCCACCGGGGTCTGCCGCAGCGACTGGCATGGCTGGATGGGTCACGACCCGGATATCACACTGCCCCACGTGCCCGGCCACGAACTGGCCGGAACGGTCGTGGCGGTTGGCAAGGACGTGCGCAACTGGCGTGCGGGCGACCGTGTCACCGTGCCCTTCGTGGGCGGCTGCGGCGCCTGCCCCGAATGTCATGCCGGGCATCAGCAGGTCTGCGAGGCGCAATTCCAGCCCGGTTTCACGCACTGGGGGTCCTTCGCGCAATACGTGGGCCTGCATCAGGCCGACCTGAACCTCGTGGCGCTGCCCGAGGCGATGGACTTCGCCACCGCCGCCAGCCTCGGCTGCCGCTTCGCGACCTCGTTCCGCGCGGTGGTCGATCAGGCCCGCGTGCGCCCCGGAGAATGGGTCGCCGTTCACGGTTGCGGCGGCGTCGGCCTCTCGGCGGTGATGATCGCCAGCGCACTCGGCGCGCAGGTGATCGCCGTGGACATCGACCCGGCCAAGCTGGCGCTGGCCCGGGAACTGGGCGCCGTGGCCTGCATCGACGGTTCTGCCGGGTCGGTGCCGGAGGCGGTGATGCAGACCAGCGGCGGCGGCGCCCATGTCTCGCTGGATGCGCTGGGTCATCCCACGACGCTGGAGAACTCTGTCCTCAGCCTGAAACGCCGCGGGCGGCACGTGCAGGTGGGTCTGCTGCTGGCGGAACAGGCCCGTCCGGCGGTGCCGATGGACCGGGTGATCGGATGGGAGCTGGAACTTTACGGCAGCCACGGAATGCAGGCGCACCGCTACGGCGCGATGCTGGACATGGTGCGCAGCGGCCGGGTCTCGCCGGACCGGCTGGTGGGCCGCAGGATCGCGCTGGACGCGGCGCCAGAGGCGCTGATGGCCATGGACCGGTTCCAGGGCGTCGGCGCGACAGTGGTCACGCAGTTCTAG